A genomic window from Piscinibacter gummiphilus includes:
- a CDS encoding helix-turn-helix transcriptional regulator: MDTKNFFRLAPALERFRKQRGVSQKAAALAAGIDATRLSAIERGRVVGPGKDFVERLIRTIEMTPDEADLLAELAARDRVMREVIRNFPPAAHAFLDAALDAAQVLAAEDVAEAERGLRQMVQAKVRLQAFVARA, translated from the coding sequence GTGGACACGAAGAACTTTTTCAGGCTCGCACCGGCACTGGAGCGTTTTCGCAAACAACGCGGCGTCTCGCAGAAGGCTGCGGCGCTTGCCGCCGGTATTGATGCGACGCGCCTTAGCGCGATTGAGCGTGGTCGTGTGGTCGGGCCGGGTAAAGACTTTGTCGAGCGGTTGATTCGAACCATAGAGATGACGCCGGACGAGGCGGACCTCCTGGCTGAGCTGGCCGCGCGAGATCGAGTCATGCGCGAAGTGATTCGAAACTTTCCGCCCGCTGCACACGCGTTCCTAGACGCTGCATTGGATGCGGCTCAGGTCCTTGCGGCTGAAGACGTGGCCGAGGCGGAGCGCGGTCTGCGACAAATGGTCCAGGCCAAAGTCCGCCTGCAGGCATTCGTAGCCAGGGCCTAA
- a CDS encoding TniB family NTP-binding protein codes for MDPDDFDEDQRKTNQRRMSMYSAHALLVAKEVDNTFVAHTAFSNGLTALDRAFQLGRELSVPQGVMVIGPTGSGKTTLNKYFLASLPPSTLFEQGLGAITLRLQERPVLGRLVSTALTKLRYPFPKVSDQTVSAKRSILIESLNAKGTRLILVDEAGHMCGPGVRKAHAAKTGNEITEFFCELMDEAHVALGLSGNSQLEALDRIDPALAARVVTRERFRDFDLDGIWHGFLKAFKDQCKAFDLSFFCSEGVPALLHAATGGNARRFKALAIEAVLVAIDKDAKALDREILEQAFRLVNGTATMATNPFATARVAP; via the coding sequence ATGGACCCCGACGACTTTGACGAGGATCAGAGGAAGACCAACCAGCGTCGCATGTCGATGTACTCCGCGCACGCGCTGTTGGTCGCTAAGGAAGTGGACAACACCTTCGTGGCACACACGGCCTTCAGCAATGGGCTCACGGCACTAGACCGTGCGTTCCAGCTTGGACGCGAGTTGTCCGTTCCACAGGGGGTCATGGTGATCGGGCCGACGGGCTCCGGCAAGACGACCCTCAACAAGTACTTCCTCGCGTCCTTGCCACCTTCCACGCTGTTTGAGCAGGGTCTGGGCGCCATCACGCTGCGTCTGCAGGAGCGGCCGGTACTTGGGCGCTTGGTCAGCACGGCGCTCACGAAGCTCAGGTATCCCTTCCCCAAAGTCAGCGATCAGACTGTGAGTGCGAAGCGCTCCATCCTCATCGAATCACTGAACGCCAAGGGAACGAGGTTGATCCTGGTCGATGAGGCGGGTCACATGTGCGGCCCTGGCGTTCGCAAAGCGCATGCGGCCAAGACAGGCAACGAGATCACTGAATTCTTCTGCGAGTTGATGGACGAGGCCCACGTCGCGCTTGGGCTGAGCGGCAACTCGCAACTGGAGGCCCTGGATCGGATCGACCCCGCGCTCGCCGCTCGTGTCGTGACGCGCGAGCGTTTCAGGGACTTTGACCTGGACGGCATCTGGCACGGTTTCCTCAAAGCCTTCAAGGATCAATGCAAGGCGTTCGACCTGTCGTTCTTCTGTAGCGAGGGGGTTCCAGCCCTGCTTCACGCAGCGACCGGGGGAAACGCCCGGCGGTTCAAAGCCCTGGCCATAGAAGCTGTCCTGGTCGCAATCGACAAGGATGCCAAGGCACTCGACCGTGAAATCCTGGAGCAGGCCTTCAGACTCGTCAACGGCACAGCGACGATGGCCACCAACCCGTTCGCGACGGCACGAGTGGCACCCTGA
- the mads8 gene encoding methylation-associated defense system ATP-binding protein MAD8 codes for MSQGLRELTNQELNAALESVLLPKLSQLLAARGLGHCMRVTDLDRELMVRLAGGLRAAVPAASVVVLADEGLRAMAPDMAVSSTKLVELRNPLPNDELRPPLLVFVPNDLRASAEDSFGVATFEEVSIDGAYAELNGQLLAQVPANLRMAVEACLSESRRRDGRWRYADDAAVARYLLTCQINEFDPDAMGAALFELALVPDFELFQQAERAPARVARNRECVERVTWSTRTERVRALELGLLDPVFCKQLGEFFSRIGVSNPKEWTQAIVRDRVNWPLAFNKWLFEDGGVNPDAIYIGDVALPDLPVVKDDNEDPRLAELIGHKVLPISKTGLKKFSVSFRVDPVPSKVEGLSRFVAEVVSRDNGPTGLRRRKAAWSKGTDSGAIAFSSIGKIDWEEGWHYVRVYAETEDGDRIPLADGEGNPTRFNTDAAETHAGPNESDLFYVVTDDEVEVEPPQRAVPREASLMHALLRARFAAVTQDRDPGTVTVTSCGWVERSNKATAGSETLEIRLGKEGKANVLVSSLLANLERAFLEDPEGLNRLRLSISASGVSTRSTTSFKWPVSDEVTRFREARQTFFAAVLKGHRRLIMQASDLLSLQESAQNYASAYLAWIDAVLARASSTETAVARQAMDELRYALTIDSVALVLEDYQGRRRDAVLLGPTHPLRANWHVAWSHLGQAWMERSRASNKEFVVPTRDAVIKQLAPAAFPPVVPFGEELGRTALAVDNINPFWSLYAATDEKDPRGLIGEVCAALGLPEPAIGGATIDSAYLAARVQRYLVQHPYVETLTINAFNVGRAGAMAEVLLALQRRPDFADLRYDIRLFVLDPAAPSTGEALLELLSPDSGTSAKEADAFSTPTNSHLHPKLRLAIRAIKEFREDPDLHAAHLSFLFDLFPAEEIRAVDVQDSDDSSFVHGLVQPFDVDYLEDEQSITWLRRPLHGAAHPLEGAEALSDLMGGISRAVSIAVATVARSQYLPHARPVVALSLSADERAMLHQVHEVSDWVLTIDRNLGIEFFDHRRHATRPDYLIDHSPDMANAMSHRLAITSRSVAELESLLIPILGEYGLPNTGRHALVMLDQLRSLSGRLALKLLSSSSQRAEAMGLALSRLFLEHQGVFQNQVVVPLDAHLELYKALKQSAEEMGDEVSFRRTDLALFDLDPARRVVTCRLVEVKCYSQVGDVAAYARLKASIADQIAQSEHVVAYHFDPRMADVDRPDRPIKNRDLAALLGFYLDRSERYGVVLPEAAEEAHYFLRRLDERPYTLQFTRSAVVFDFSKPGTELPEHENGIEFYRIGSDLIRQLVESAVTDTETVASVQYARSADTAREVTQELLRRRELAPAVPTFETAAFLSPPRDRTLAWDDSPKVRYMQYEGVSSVPLREPEPSASAHVALRPVGTVPFAGTDTPPPSTDKSGADATTGQTPASVLVAEDEAPQRTSVIQLQTQDGEAADSRVVYDIMLGATGATPQYGLIGEVSGRKVALDLNQTHTISLFGVQGGGKSYTLGSVAEMASLRIPGINCLPEPLSTVIFHYSPTMDYKPEFTSMVGANSVEEQVRALKATYGAEPKAIADVLLLAPADKVEERRTEYPGIEVRPLQFSASELKASHWKFLMGAVGNQATYIRQIMRIMKTMRDDITLDGLRAGIDASSVPDHLKELARMRLDLAAEYIKDGMSLTEAVRPGRLIIVDLRDEFIEKDEALGLFVVLLQLFADARIDGRSFNKLVVFDEAHKYIESPDLVAGLIEVVREMRHKGVSIMVASQDPPSVPVSLIELSSQIIMHKFNSPAWLKHIQKANAALGNLTPERMALLNAGEAYVWSSKATDESFSKGAVKLRCRPRVTQHGGATRVAVSG; via the coding sequence ATGAGTCAGGGACTGCGTGAACTCACCAATCAAGAACTGAACGCCGCGCTGGAATCGGTCCTGCTCCCAAAGCTATCCCAGCTACTTGCCGCCCGCGGGCTTGGGCATTGCATGCGGGTCACAGACTTGGATCGGGAGCTGATGGTTCGCTTGGCAGGTGGCCTGCGGGCTGCCGTGCCGGCAGCGAGCGTCGTGGTACTGGCGGACGAAGGATTGCGCGCGATGGCACCGGACATGGCTGTCAGCAGCACCAAGCTGGTTGAGTTGCGGAATCCGCTACCGAACGATGAGCTTCGGCCCCCGTTGCTGGTCTTCGTGCCGAATGACCTGCGCGCTTCAGCGGAAGACTCTTTTGGCGTCGCGACGTTCGAAGAGGTCTCCATCGATGGCGCGTATGCGGAGCTGAATGGGCAGTTGCTGGCTCAAGTTCCTGCCAACTTGCGGATGGCTGTAGAGGCCTGCTTGAGCGAGTCGCGGCGGCGTGACGGCCGGTGGAGGTATGCCGATGACGCTGCTGTGGCTCGTTACCTGCTCACCTGCCAGATCAATGAGTTTGATCCGGACGCCATGGGGGCAGCGCTGTTTGAGCTTGCTCTGGTGCCGGACTTTGAGTTGTTCCAGCAGGCCGAGCGCGCACCTGCGCGGGTGGCGCGCAACCGAGAGTGTGTTGAGCGTGTGACCTGGTCGACCAGGACGGAGCGCGTTCGCGCGCTTGAGCTGGGCTTGCTAGACCCTGTGTTCTGCAAGCAGCTTGGCGAGTTCTTCTCTCGCATCGGCGTCTCCAACCCCAAGGAGTGGACGCAAGCCATCGTTCGTGACCGTGTGAATTGGCCGCTTGCGTTCAACAAGTGGTTGTTCGAGGACGGTGGAGTCAACCCCGATGCCATCTATATCGGCGATGTTGCACTGCCTGACTTGCCCGTGGTGAAGGATGACAACGAAGACCCCCGGTTGGCTGAATTGATCGGGCACAAGGTGCTGCCCATCTCAAAAACCGGGCTCAAGAAGTTCAGTGTCTCTTTCCGTGTTGACCCCGTGCCGTCCAAGGTCGAAGGGTTGTCGCGGTTTGTGGCAGAAGTTGTGTCGCGCGACAACGGGCCGACCGGTCTGCGTAGGCGTAAAGCCGCATGGAGCAAAGGAACCGACTCCGGTGCGATTGCTTTCTCGTCAATTGGCAAGATCGATTGGGAGGAAGGCTGGCACTACGTGCGGGTGTATGCAGAGACCGAGGACGGTGATCGCATCCCTCTCGCGGACGGAGAGGGCAATCCCACCCGGTTCAACACTGATGCAGCGGAGACACACGCCGGCCCCAACGAAAGCGACCTCTTTTACGTGGTCACCGACGACGAGGTCGAGGTAGAACCACCACAGCGTGCGGTCCCGCGTGAGGCGAGCTTGATGCATGCGTTGCTGCGTGCACGTTTTGCGGCCGTGACTCAGGATCGTGACCCTGGAACCGTTACTGTGACCAGCTGCGGCTGGGTGGAACGCAGTAACAAGGCCACAGCCGGCAGCGAGACCTTGGAGATTCGCCTGGGTAAGGAGGGTAAGGCGAACGTCTTGGTGTCCAGCCTTTTGGCGAACCTGGAGCGGGCGTTTCTTGAAGACCCCGAAGGCCTAAACCGCTTGAGACTTTCAATCAGCGCTTCGGGTGTTTCCACGCGATCCACGACGTCCTTCAAGTGGCCAGTCTCGGATGAGGTAACTCGGTTCCGAGAGGCACGGCAGACGTTTTTCGCCGCCGTGCTGAAGGGGCACCGGCGGCTGATCATGCAGGCCAGCGATCTTCTGTCCCTTCAGGAATCGGCTCAGAACTATGCCTCCGCCTACTTGGCTTGGATCGACGCAGTACTTGCACGTGCCAGCTCCACAGAGACGGCCGTTGCGCGGCAAGCAATGGATGAGCTTCGCTACGCGCTCACCATCGATTCAGTGGCTCTCGTGCTGGAAGACTACCAAGGCAGGCGACGAGATGCTGTGCTGCTAGGGCCGACGCATCCGTTGCGTGCCAACTGGCATGTCGCATGGAGCCATCTTGGACAGGCCTGGATGGAGCGGAGCCGGGCTAGCAACAAAGAGTTTGTGGTCCCTACACGTGACGCGGTGATCAAGCAGCTGGCGCCAGCGGCATTTCCGCCGGTCGTTCCCTTCGGTGAGGAGCTGGGACGGACAGCGCTGGCTGTCGACAACATCAACCCGTTCTGGTCTTTGTACGCAGCGACCGATGAGAAGGACCCTCGTGGCCTGATTGGGGAGGTTTGTGCTGCCTTGGGCTTGCCAGAGCCAGCCATCGGCGGTGCAACCATCGATAGTGCTTATCTTGCCGCGCGCGTGCAGCGTTATCTGGTCCAGCACCCGTATGTGGAAACGTTGACGATCAACGCTTTCAACGTGGGGCGCGCAGGCGCAATGGCCGAGGTACTGCTGGCACTCCAACGACGTCCTGATTTCGCCGATCTGCGTTACGACATCCGGCTCTTCGTGCTTGATCCTGCAGCGCCTTCGACTGGGGAAGCGTTGCTGGAACTCTTGTCGCCAGATTCGGGAACCAGCGCCAAGGAGGCAGACGCCTTTTCGACGCCAACCAACAGTCATTTGCACCCCAAGCTGCGATTGGCCATTCGTGCGATCAAGGAATTCCGTGAGGATCCGGATTTGCATGCGGCGCACCTCTCCTTCTTATTTGACTTGTTCCCTGCAGAGGAAATCCGAGCTGTTGATGTTCAGGACAGTGACGACTCTTCGTTTGTCCATGGTCTGGTTCAGCCTTTCGACGTGGACTATCTGGAAGACGAGCAGTCCATCACTTGGCTGCGTCGTCCACTTCATGGCGCCGCGCACCCGTTGGAAGGGGCGGAGGCGTTATCCGACCTCATGGGAGGCATTTCCCGTGCTGTCTCGATCGCAGTGGCGACGGTTGCTCGCAGTCAATACCTTCCACATGCGCGCCCTGTTGTTGCCTTGAGCCTGTCCGCTGATGAGCGTGCCATGCTCCATCAGGTTCACGAGGTCAGTGATTGGGTGCTTACGATTGATCGAAACTTGGGGATCGAGTTCTTCGACCATCGTCGCCATGCCACACGGCCAGACTATCTGATCGACCACTCGCCCGACATGGCGAACGCGATGAGCCATCGGTTGGCGATCACCTCGCGGTCTGTCGCTGAGCTTGAGTCTTTGCTGATCCCCATCTTGGGTGAGTACGGACTGCCCAATACGGGCCGACATGCGTTGGTGATGTTGGATCAGCTTCGATCGTTGTCCGGCCGGTTGGCCTTGAAGCTACTGTCCTCCTCGTCCCAGAGAGCCGAGGCGATGGGCTTGGCGCTCTCACGTTTGTTCCTCGAACACCAAGGTGTTTTCCAGAACCAAGTCGTCGTGCCGTTGGACGCGCACTTGGAGTTGTACAAGGCGTTGAAGCAAAGCGCGGAGGAAATGGGCGATGAGGTCAGCTTCCGACGGACTGACCTTGCCCTGTTCGACCTCGACCCAGCCCGCCGGGTTGTGACATGTCGGCTGGTCGAAGTGAAGTGCTACAGCCAAGTGGGCGATGTGGCTGCCTACGCACGGTTGAAGGCGTCCATCGCTGATCAGATCGCTCAGTCCGAGCACGTCGTGGCCTATCACTTCGACCCCAGGATGGCTGACGTAGATCGGCCTGACCGCCCCATCAAGAATCGCGATCTTGCTGCACTGCTAGGCTTTTACCTAGACCGATCCGAGCGCTACGGCGTGGTGTTGCCAGAAGCAGCTGAAGAGGCTCACTACTTCCTTCGGCGTCTCGATGAGCGCCCTTACACCCTGCAGTTCACACGAAGTGCCGTGGTGTTTGACTTCAGCAAGCCAGGTACCGAACTACCCGAGCACGAAAACGGCATCGAGTTCTATCGGATCGGTAGTGATTTGATCCGGCAATTGGTGGAATCGGCGGTGACGGACACCGAAACGGTGGCCAGCGTTCAGTACGCTCGCTCTGCCGACACAGCGCGAGAGGTCACGCAGGAACTGCTCCGTCGCAGGGAGTTGGCGCCGGCGGTTCCTACATTTGAAACCGCAGCCTTCCTTAGCCCGCCACGTGATCGAACACTCGCGTGGGACGACAGTCCGAAGGTCAGATACATGCAATATGAGGGGGTTTCCAGCGTGCCCTTGCGGGAGCCGGAACCTTCCGCCTCGGCGCACGTGGCTCTTCGGCCAGTTGGCACCGTGCCGTTTGCAGGCACTGACACGCCACCACCGTCAACAGACAAGTCGGGTGCGGATGCGACCACGGGACAAACGCCCGCATCGGTTCTTGTTGCAGAGGACGAGGCTCCCCAGAGGACGTCCGTTATACAGCTGCAGACTCAAGATGGCGAGGCTGCCGATAGCCGCGTGGTTTACGACATCATGCTCGGCGCCACGGGAGCAACACCGCAGTACGGCCTGATTGGTGAAGTGTCTGGGCGCAAGGTGGCACTTGATCTCAATCAGACCCACACCATCAGCCTGTTCGGCGTTCAGGGTGGCGGCAAGAGCTACACCTTGGGCAGCGTGGCAGAGATGGCTTCGCTGCGGATCCCTGGTATCAACTGCCTGCCCGAGCCGCTGTCCACGGTGATCTTCCACTACAGCCCAACGATGGACTACAAGCCCGAGTTCACATCGATGGTGGGAGCAAACTCGGTGGAAGAGCAGGTTCGAGCGTTAAAGGCAACCTACGGCGCCGAGCCGAAGGCAATCGCAGATGTCTTGCTCCTCGCGCCGGCAGATAAGGTTGAAGAGCGTCGGACCGAGTACCCGGGTATCGAAGTGCGCCCTTTGCAGTTTTCGGCATCAGAGCTGAAGGCTTCGCACTGGAAGTTCTTGATGGGCGCCGTAGGCAATCAAGCTACGTATATCCGCCAGATCATGCGCATCATGAAGACCATGCGCGACGACATCACCCTTGACGGCCTGCGCGCGGGCATTGACGCATCGTCGGTTCCCGATCACCTCAAGGAACTGGCGCGGATGCGACTCGACCTGGCTGCAGAGTACATCAAAGACGGCATGTCGCTCACTGAGGCGGTGAGACCGGGCCGACTGATCATCGTGGACCTGCGAGACGAGTTCATCGAGAAGGATGAAGCACTCGGATTGTTCGTGGTTCTCCTGCAGCTATTCGCTGATGCGCGGATCGATGGGCGCAGCTTCAACAAGCTTGTGGTGTTCGACGAGGCCCACAAATACATCGAGAGCCCCGACTTGGTTGCCGGGCTGATCGAAGTCGTCCGAGAAATGCGACACAAGGGCGTCAGCATCATGGTTGCAAGCCAGGACCCGCCATCTGTACCAGTGAGCCTGATTGAGCTGTCTAGCCAAATCATCATGCACAAGTTCAACTCGCCTGCTTGGTTGAAGCATATTCAGAAGGCCAACGCTGCGCTCGGCAACCTGACACCAGAGCGCATGGCGTTGCTGAATGCTGGGGAGGCATACGTCTGGTCAAGCAAGGCGACCGACGAGTCGTTTTCCAAAGGAGCTGTCAAGCTTAGGTGTAGACCTCGCGTTACCCAACACGGCGGCGCGACGCGAGTTGCGGTCAGCGGCTAA
- a CDS encoding TnsA endonuclease N-terminal domain-containing protein codes for MKPARAIVTRSPHRNVGVVHAPHIQGAPIDWESFRERSFIRLALTCTAIAHIQHQPFQIHYVDAEGQTRKHTPDFLVTLRSGTRVVVEIKTTPYIPEHQEKFDRSAAQMRDKGGWYYVVTEKELNTEREERAEIWRRYARAPAPADQIERALQLVRENQGGQTGAQLSAAGVSLQTMYHLLGRRVLTVGRDLLLKDTTTLNFPEKEQDDRLQFDRWFGCAPWESDLSAGT; via the coding sequence ATGAAGCCGGCAAGAGCAATCGTTACGCGGTCGCCTCACCGCAACGTAGGGGTCGTGCACGCGCCGCACATCCAAGGCGCACCAATCGACTGGGAGTCTTTCCGGGAACGTTCTTTCATTCGGTTGGCCCTCACGTGCACAGCTATCGCGCACATCCAGCACCAACCATTCCAGATCCACTATGTCGACGCTGAAGGCCAGACGAGAAAGCACACACCCGACTTCCTGGTAACGCTGCGAAGCGGTACACGCGTGGTGGTCGAAATCAAAACGACCCCATACATCCCCGAGCACCAAGAGAAGTTCGATCGATCCGCCGCGCAGATGCGAGACAAGGGCGGTTGGTACTACGTGGTGACCGAGAAAGAGCTGAACACGGAGCGCGAAGAGCGTGCCGAGATTTGGCGCCGCTATGCCCGCGCGCCGGCTCCGGCCGATCAGATTGAGCGCGCGCTCCAACTTGTTCGCGAGAACCAGGGTGGCCAGACGGGCGCGCAACTGAGCGCTGCGGGCGTGTCCCTCCAAACCATGTACCACCTACTCGGCCGCCGGGTCCTGACAGTGGGCCGCGACCTGCTGCTCAAAGACACGACGACCCTCAATTTCCCGGAGAAAGAACAAGATGACCGTCTTCAGTTTGACCGTTGGTTTGGTTGTGCGCCGTGGGAATCGGACCTATCAGCTGGAACGTGA
- a CDS encoding helix-turn-helix domain-containing protein produces MMENPNTAPAAFTMNELCEASGASPRRIRYYVQQALLPPPVGKGRAARYSEEHLFRLQQLLPLSEQGMSAKALVKARAIPLQSPLRSDTPTGSVEILARQRVGDFLQILIDRSMSPLSLQQERELLDQLSLRARKFISRKTNGR; encoded by the coding sequence ATGATGGAAAACCCCAACACAGCGCCTGCGGCTTTCACGATGAACGAACTGTGCGAGGCGTCCGGGGCGTCGCCTCGACGAATCCGCTACTACGTTCAGCAAGCGCTCTTGCCACCACCGGTCGGGAAGGGGCGTGCTGCCCGCTACAGCGAGGAGCATCTATTTCGCCTCCAACAGCTCCTCCCCCTATCCGAGCAGGGCATGTCGGCCAAGGCTCTCGTCAAAGCTAGAGCAATCCCGTTGCAGTCGCCGCTTCGAAGCGACACGCCAACAGGATCAGTCGAAATCCTGGCGCGCCAAAGAGTCGGCGACTTTTTGCAGATCCTGATTGACAGATCTATGTCACCGCTCAGCCTTCAGCAAGAACGTGAACTCCTTGATCAGCTATCACTGCGCGCGAGGAAGTTCATTTCTCGAAAGACGAACGGCCGCTAG
- a CDS encoding transposase family protein — translation MTVFSLTVGLVVRRGNRTYQLERELEDGTLVFQDRVSGRPWSTTRAALWRELDKGDLSVVLGDTPDAAKPPDAPSNLLFTWTSSPEKWRKEIERRLEYIKAARRKGLTRGMRTAMEEVIKEVAKKRGDVSPPSESTLMAWMRKFDLGGGTPASQLSGYANRKQSKRTSLKLLAFCREGLRTFYCTRKRPSLRDTQVFIEKGIPAAVKQGRLDPADGTPTYSLLQRLKGEIDPYVLDVKRYGAAYANNRWRYSKSGAGCTRALQRYEVDHTVLDIVVICDKTGMPLGRPTLTVVVDAYSGYVVGFFISFWGTGLAATFCGLRVAIAPKEDLRSVIKGLEHEWLGMGLPEELVLDNGLEFHSPQFRQMALQLSIDLQYCAVRQPWLKPFVERALGKILGYLPAAGRVRKGLTNELPLDPAETAAVTFGDLVRGLLIAFLDVHPFEINQRRLSRPYDLFAESLELLPPATLPMGTKELEIIVAPSDVRTVGNEGIVTEYLRFNSDELQALRRKTGHTFKTTTKPNPENLEYIWVQDPTSKGWLMVPSCQPEYTRGLSIVQHRAIRSFKKAELSRKGADETLMRGKVELMEMWNSRTIHGRRLKSAHLRALSGFTSSHALRFDDDEASPPAQDSKRIVTPEEMAPSPRDIPAFEGFAM, via the coding sequence ATGACCGTCTTCAGTTTGACCGTTGGTTTGGTTGTGCGCCGTGGGAATCGGACCTATCAGCTGGAACGTGAGCTTGAGGACGGCACGCTCGTATTCCAGGATCGCGTTTCGGGCCGGCCTTGGAGCACCACAAGAGCGGCGCTTTGGCGCGAACTAGACAAGGGAGATTTGTCTGTCGTCTTGGGCGACACGCCCGATGCTGCCAAGCCGCCAGACGCCCCATCAAATCTGTTGTTCACATGGACCTCATCTCCCGAGAAATGGAGGAAGGAGATTGAGCGAAGGCTGGAGTACATCAAGGCCGCTCGGCGCAAGGGACTCACGCGTGGCATGAGAACCGCCATGGAGGAAGTGATAAAAGAAGTCGCAAAGAAGCGAGGCGATGTGTCTCCTCCAAGCGAATCCACCCTCATGGCATGGATGCGCAAGTTCGACCTTGGCGGAGGAACGCCAGCATCGCAGCTCAGTGGGTACGCCAATCGGAAACAATCGAAACGCACATCGCTCAAGCTACTCGCGTTCTGCAGGGAAGGCTTGCGAACCTTCTACTGCACTCGCAAACGCCCATCTTTGCGAGACACCCAGGTCTTCATCGAGAAGGGCATCCCCGCCGCGGTCAAACAGGGAAGGCTAGACCCCGCAGATGGCACGCCCACCTATTCGCTGTTGCAGCGCCTGAAGGGCGAGATTGATCCCTACGTCCTCGACGTGAAGCGCTACGGAGCGGCCTATGCCAACAACCGCTGGCGCTACTCGAAGTCGGGGGCTGGCTGCACGCGCGCGCTCCAACGCTATGAAGTCGATCACACGGTGCTGGACATCGTCGTGATCTGCGACAAAACCGGCATGCCCCTCGGGCGCCCTACCCTCACAGTGGTCGTCGATGCATACAGCGGCTACGTCGTCGGCTTCTTCATCAGCTTCTGGGGAACTGGTCTTGCCGCAACCTTCTGCGGCCTGCGTGTGGCCATCGCACCGAAGGAGGATTTGCGCAGCGTCATCAAGGGCCTTGAGCACGAGTGGCTCGGCATGGGCCTTCCCGAGGAACTGGTGCTCGACAACGGCCTGGAGTTCCATTCGCCGCAGTTTCGGCAGATGGCGCTCCAGCTGTCCATCGATCTGCAGTACTGCGCCGTTCGCCAGCCTTGGCTCAAGCCCTTTGTCGAACGTGCCCTGGGCAAGATCCTCGGGTATTTGCCCGCGGCAGGTCGAGTTCGCAAAGGGCTCACCAATGAGCTCCCCCTGGATCCAGCCGAAACGGCAGCAGTCACCTTTGGGGACCTCGTGCGCGGCCTGCTGATCGCGTTCTTGGACGTCCATCCCTTCGAGATCAACCAGCGGCGGCTTTCCCGACCCTACGATCTGTTCGCGGAGAGCCTGGAGCTGCTGCCGCCCGCAACCCTCCCCATGGGCACGAAGGAGCTCGAGATCATCGTGGCGCCTTCAGACGTTCGAACCGTTGGCAACGAAGGCATCGTCACCGAGTATCTCCGCTTCAACAGCGACGAACTGCAGGCCCTGCGACGCAAGACCGGGCACACCTTCAAGACGACCACCAAGCCGAACCCGGAGAACCTCGAATACATCTGGGTGCAAGACCCGACCAGCAAGGGTTGGCTCATGGTTCCCAGCTGCCAACCGGAGTACACCCGCGGCCTCTCAATCGTTCAGCATCGCGCGATCCGCTCGTTCAAGAAGGCGGAGTTGTCGCGCAAGGGGGCTGATGAGACCCTCATGCGCGGCAAGGTGGAACTGATGGAGATGTGGAACAGCCGGACCATCCATGGCCGCCGTCTCAAGAGCGCGCACCTCCGCGCTTTGTCGGGCTTCACTTCGAGCCACGCGCTGCGCTTCGATGACGACGAGGCTTCCCCGCCGGCGCAGGACTCGAAACGCATCGTCACGCCGGAGGAGATGGCGCCGTCGCCTCGAGATATCCCCGCCTTCGAAGGCTTCGCGATGTAA